The Methanosarcina barkeri str. Wiesmoor DNA segment CATTTCCCCTGACTTCCATAAACCTATCACTATTTGCAAGAAGCGAAAAAAATATAGAAAGAGTGATAAGTGCAAATAAAAGAGAGACTCTCCATCGAACTCCGGACATTACATTATCTTTTTTTTTATTGTTTATATTACTTTCTCTCTTTATTAATACAGATAGCCCGGGTTTTTAAGGAGAAAGTTTTTTTCATCTTTTTGGCTCAGTTTTTTCTATTTGTTTCAGATTTTTCTCTCTTATTCTGCACCCAAGACCGCAAAGGAGTGATGTAACATCAGCTTCAACAGAATTAGCATCACAATCCCCAAAAACCGTTATCCTGTAAGTAACTCCGAGCCTTTTTGCTTCTTCTCTTTCTTTTTCAGTTTCTATTCTGTTAAATTCTTTATAATCTCCCCGATTAATCCTTTTGTGATCTCCCTGATTAACTCCTTTATAGATATCACTTATTTCGCAGGCTGCAAGCTGTTTGTTAGTATTTATAGCGTTAAGTATAACTTCAGGGTCAGCCCCTTCAGGGATAAGGACTGAAATATCCCTGGTAGAATGTTCAAGGTTTTCTTTTCTCCATTCCCACAATTCGGATTCCGAAAGCATGCGAAGATTTTCAAGCTTGAGTTTTACAAACTTGTTTTTTATATGAGGGGAAGTACCTTTTGATACCATCTTTGTAAGGACAATCTCATCTGGTCCTGCTTTTCCCAGGATGCCTACATGGATTTTTCCGGAATAAAAATGGGAAAAGCCACAGACCTTTCCAACAGAGTTCAGAATGGTCTCGTATTCAGTTATTCTGGAATTAATCAGTTTGTCCGATTTACGCAGGGCATGAGCCGTATCGCCGTACTTACGAGCAGCAGATTTCATTTTTTTCACAAAACTTTCTTCGTCATGGGCTCGCACCAGCCTTGAGAGTTCTTCACATT contains these protein-coding regions:
- a CDS encoding prephenate dehydrogenase, with protein sequence MGQWFTRFFKQKGYEVTVWGKGGKTEIASKLGVPFASDLEKAVPESDILIVSVPINVTEETIAEFAPKMKSGSLLMDFTSIKVKPVEAMKKFAPSDVEILGTHPMFGPTIPTIRGQTVILVPVKGRSEKWFPVIRELFEEGGAHVEITTAAEHDRLVSVVQGLTHFAYITIGTTIDRLDFDIKKSRKFVSPVYAIMLDFVGRILGQNPYLYALIQMENPGVLEVHDAFIRECEELSRLVRAHDEESFVKKMKSAARKYGDTAHALRKSDKLINSRITEYETILNSVGKVCGFSHFYSGKIHVGILGKAGPDEIVLTKMVSKGTSPHIKNKFVKLKLENLRMLSESELWEWRKENLEHSTRDISVLIPEGADPEVILNAINTNKQLAACEISDIYKGVNQGDHKRINRGDYKEFNRIETEKEREEAKRLGVTYRITVFGDCDANSVEADVTSLLCGLGCRIREKNLKQIEKTEPKR